Proteins co-encoded in one Papaver somniferum cultivar HN1 chromosome 5, ASM357369v1, whole genome shotgun sequence genomic window:
- the LOC113279441 gene encoding uncharacterized protein LOC113279441 translates to MADNASSSANGNHNEPPPDSDAMVREKLTIGTLSSSEIERLIPFLNQEKIRKKEQEEREEFERLRVENDEEFQLWMRKSDAKEASLHRKKLQRRGEWKCSWGKTRSATESDSEDEEKNCERLEDEENSDDSMKRYERAKEAERKKRKMQEFEDMMYKCYLAEKKNNPRKFDRTVSEPLNVDSDGEEIPGLDLDGEPVFSGGEMVVCSEAEDEEEETEMMISRVPTHLQTMMMVLVPTMKMIS, encoded by the coding sequence ATGGCAGATAATGCTAGTAGTTCAGCAAATGGAAATCACAATGAGCCACCACCCGATTCAGATGCAATGGTACGTGAAAAGTTGACAATTGGGACTTTATCAAGCTCTGAGATTGAAAGGTTGATTCCTTTTCTGAATCAGGAGAAGATAAGGAAGAAAGAGCAAGAAGAGCGGGAAGAATTTGAAAGATTAAGGGTTGAGAATGATGAGGAATTTCAGTTGTGGATGAGAAAGTCGGATGCCAAAGAGGCAAGTCTACACAGGAAGAAGCTTCAACGACGAGGAGAGTGGAAATGTTCATGGGGGAAAACTCGCAGTGCGACTGAaagtgatagtgaagatgaagaaaaaaactgTGAAAGACTAGAAGATGAGGAGAACAGTGATGATTCGATGAAGAGATATGAGAGAGCAAAAGAAGCAGAGAGGAAAAAGAGGAAAATGCAAGAGTTTGAAGATATGATGTACAAGTGTTATCTCGCCGAAAAGAAGAACAACCCTCGTAAGTTTGATCGAACCGTGTCAGAACCCCTGAACGTGGATTCTGACGGAGAGGAGATTCCTGGGTTAGACCTCGATGGGGAGCCTGTTTTTTCTGGCGGTGAGATGGTGGTTTGCAGTGAagcagaagatgaggaagaagaaaccGAGATGATGATCTCCAGGGTCCCTACACATCTTCAGACAATGATGATGGTACTGGTGCCTACTATGAAGATGATAAGTTAA